The genomic segment CTCTGCAGTCTGAACTGAGGAGCCAGACTGCATGAGGAAAGTGGTTTTCTTTTGCACTGGAATTGTTTaattcctcttcctcacctgcaGCCCGTTGTCTGGTCTTTCTCCAGGTCCAGATGGTTGTTTGGAGGCCCTCTTCCTTCTGGTTAGGAGAATAAATGAATTACTGAACAAATGGCTGAATTTTAAATGCCTAAGTGAACATAACCACAGTGAAAGAGAATTGCTCACCTAATCCATAGGAAGACAAATATGAGGAGTATGATAACCAGGAGAAGAGTAGTAGTtactgcagcagctgttgaTTTCCATGGGGCTGGGAAGAGATCAGATGAAAATATGGACAATTAATAAGGGGATTACAGGATGTTTAGGTCCATTACTGACTGATaatctgacaaaaaaacaacaatatagcCTACAATATAGTTGCTGATAAaatatctctgtctgtcataaTGAGTAATTGaggtattttttaaaataattcagAATTGTGGCCCTCCTAAGACACACATAGCAttctaaaaacacatttactgcATGTAAACTTTGTTCTTATGCAATACTGTTTTGTGCAAATGTGAAATTTTAAGTGGTGGTGCAAAAATAGAGGGCTTAAGGCAACATAACGCCCTTTGGCGGCCATATTTGAGGTCCTCAGTTCTTGGACAACtctctgaacagctgattgtgtttcttaATGTATAACTTGGCCGTCTTAACAGAATTCATTAAACATGGTtcatttttgtgctgtttttgacctCTGATgctctgattgattttgtgttttgataatGTCAGTATAAATAACCCTTTATTTgagtgtcatttgtttttttgtattggtAAGCATTTGTTGTATTGCTTTCTTGTAAATGTTGCAATGTTTATTATCTCAAACCTGCAATAAACGATTTCAGAcgttataaccaatcctgaagctaacatgtgctacgtggagatttccatgATAAACATATAGCCACAAACGCGGGCCAGCTgcgttgttgttttcacctcttttctaaagcttgttgtcaggttCGGACCGAGTCGGAGTTCCTCccgacccattcagtagcttttctttttttttaaaactagcttgtctcctccctcgctgtttgaaagcggcgctcaccccctcccatccctgaaaaaattctcgtaatggtggaatcgatgaagcgaacgagtaaacttgttaaactagtaaacttgctacctacgtcttcacttgtcattgtgggacatgtaaccttcagtgggagaaaaatctggcaaagtgagactggtaaccggtgatatttctccgtaggtatgtttattttagccattagcctttatgcacggttagCTTAGTGTAGCCAACGTAGCCAGCAAACGCCAACACACCGTACTTAATATTAAAAGGAAGTTTTGTTTGCCTGTAAAGTTGCCTACAAAGATGTCCATACATGTACTGATTTAGTACCTCAGTTGGAGAGTGAAAAGGGTATGAATGGGTCTTTTGTTGccatttatgttttatgtttgttatttttgttaacTAGCTATATGTCACCATGTCGTCCGCTAGCATGAATGATATAGCCTTAGCCGAAAATCGAGGCCATTTAAGCcacggccacactgatccatcagaaaatggATAGAATTACtaacggatagatttctgtccgttgggctgttttggaatgtcaacGTGTTCGctgctattttaaaaaaaaaatcctctcatTTGCGATGATGAAttcgtccgtccagaaaaagttcaactgggttgaacgTTCTGTCTGTCAAAACGGGCGGAAATCTGACGGAAACGGACGCGTCATCAGCGGGCAGctgtcattgaaaatgaattgaaatgaacggagacggaaagatacaacggatcagtgtggccgtgGCCTTATGCTTGCATGCACTGtacactttgtttttcattttgtgttgatTGTATTTTGTAATTGAACATCCATGCAGAAGAGTAACTACAAGCTATCTTATGGctagttttattattttctctgaCAATGGTAAGATTGTAAAGggattttttactgtttctttaGTCAGCTCTTACGATGTGTAATTTCAATAAATTCATGAAACATCAGTCAAGGCGTTTGCCCTCCATctggtagctagctaaccatagtatctggttagctaaccatcactgtgaACACATTTGATTCAAGCACTCAATGTATCTGGCAGAAGCTAGCATTACTGGCTAGTAGGTACATTCATTTTAACATCTGTTGCTTTGTGGAATTATCTtcctggctagttagctagctatcaAAGCCAAAACACAGTTCAGGTTAAATGATCTGACTCTTCTGAGCTACAACTCTTTGAAGTAGAGTAAGGTAAAAAGCAAGACCGTTTACTGAGTCatagtaacctaaatttggaaacaaacctCATCAGAAAATTCACTTTTGCTTATTAGGcctactgaattgacctacactcACACCACAAAACGTTTTTTCAGTTATCTATCTTTTTCTTGCCTAGTTGTAAGATtaacattatttgcacacagccaattctccagtaTGATGGCGCCAGACATGGAAAGCCTCTGTGTCATGTTGCCTGCTAAATGAATCAGTGCATTATTAGGTGCTCGGGGGAACGCCCCTATAAgagctgggctctgtgtgtgagctcattcattcattcattcattcattcgttcatgtGTAACACTTTTTGGAATGTACAGTGCTTAGTGGAATTATGGTATGCTCTGTTTAGGCAGCGCAGAGCTCCAACAGCCCATAACATATACATTTTGCATTATAAGATGGTGTGTTACATTAAGACATGGATCACCTCTGGAACAggacaaaggtgtgtgtgtaagtgaacTAGCATATTACTTACCTGCCATAACAGTCAACTGTAAAGTGGAGGTATAACGTCCTCTTCTGTTTTGGGCTTCACAGTAATAATTCCCACTGTGTTCAGGTCTGATGTCAGTGATGGTGAAGGTCTGTCCTGATGCTTTTGGTGAGGATTCATTCTCCTTGTACCAGGTGTAAGTAGCTGCTGGGTTGgcatcactgctgcaggtcagattCACTGAACTGCCCTCCACTATTTCACCAGAGGAACTCACCAACACTGAGGGAACCTTCGGAGCATCTGAAGGAGAAAATGAATACAGACACAATTCATTAGTATTTACTGTAAGATATGGAAagaaatttgtattgtgagtaATACAATATATTATcttattacacagctttgtAGAAAACGAAATTCTGATTAGCCAATGCATGTctgctgaggtctgttatttctgaacaaGTGCGCTTGAGCTTTTTAGGTTCTCAGGGGGTTTGACTAGAGTGTCATAATGTTCTTGTAAAGTCATTGTGAGCCAAAGAGATTTACTAATGTTTTCTACTTACATTGGACATCTATGAATAGAGAGGAAGAGTTGAGCTGTCCGTATTGATTGTCAGATTGACAGTGGTACGTCCCGCCGTCCTCAGAGCTGATGGAGGTGAAATTGTAACTTTCCTCTGGTCCTTGATGCAGTGTTCGGTTCTCCTTGTACCAGGTGTAAGTAGCTGCTGGGTTGgcatcactgctgcaggtcagagtcaCTGAACTGCCCTCCACTGTTTCACCAGAGGGACGCACCAACACTGAAGTGTTCTTGGGACCATCTGGAGGACATGGATTAAAATGGATTAATGAAATAAGGATGTGTTTTAACaatgacacatactgtatttaaacAATAAGTAGTAAAAATTATGTGGGTGGCAGCATCTGAAAGCTTGGAAGtgagcttgtgactggaagtctgatggtttgaatccccagaacAGCTGGGACAATCTTGTTGGTAACAGTGAATAAGTAACGCTCTCCTGTCCCTCAACATCTGCTGTCactgtgtccttgagcaaggcacttcatctccaagtgctgcagtggagctgctcagtgaactacactcacacactgtggttgtactgggcagctcccagttgtgaaagtgaagcagagcagagctgaaAAAACATACATGCTCAGAAAAACCTTTCCCTGGTTAATAAAgcctaaaaaacaaaattgacaGATGTAAGCTGTTTGTTGCTTTACACTAGTTGTATTTCACTCACATTTCACATTAATAGAGATGGAGTCAGATCTCTTTCCCCCCAACTCATTCTCAGCTTCACAGTAATACTCTCCAGAGTCAGAGGACTGGATGGAAACAAAGTCAGGCTGTGGTCCTGTACTGAAAGGTTCATGGTCTGGATTTCCATTCTCCTTGTACCAGGTGTAAGTAGCTGCTGGGTTGgcatcactgctgcaggtcagagtcaCTGAACTGCCCTCCACTGTTTCACCAGAGTGACTCACCGACACTGAGGGAACCTTCGGAGCATCTGGAAGAAATTATATTAACATGCATGAACTTTAAGATGAGGATGTGTTTTATCGTGGAACTTATTTAAATAGTTAATAGCTCATAGTTGTGGGATGGCAGCTcctgaaggttagagaagcaggcttgggAATGAAGCACATAGTTATGTTGATGAAGCCCAAAGATTGAATAATTGATTATGTGCAAGAGGCAAATATTCAGTGGGAATCCCccacttgaacttgaactacaagttcaagtttgtttatttatatggccctttatcacatgctcaaaggactttacagaaaATGAGCCTAACTACAtataactgatcaacaatcaaccatagagcAGAATGAtacaggacaaacatcaggaagcacaagacacataaagcagattttagcaagagaTAACAGCCCACCtatacatagcctaacctaaaTACATGCAGTCATGGTACAGTACATTAGGTAAAGGTTTTCCACCAGATGATGTTATGTTAGTGATACACTGTGGAGTAAACTCACACACTGAAGGAGAGCAGAAATCCTCAAGTCCTTTTACAGCACAGGAATAGCTGTCTGTAGCACCGAAGTTGTCTGTATAAGAGGAAGAAGTTTCTTCCTTAATATTCTGTCCATTCTTGTACCAAACGTAGGAAGGACGACCAGCTAGACGGCAACTGCTGTGACACTTCAGCTTTACCAAGGTAGAATACCGGTATCTGGTCACCTGCACCTGGAGATCTGGATATGTGAACATGGAACAGATATGTCATTGGTTACTATATATatactcaatcacacacacacagtcaaaagtATTAGTAAGTAAATTGATGGATCATCCAATCAAAGTCTGAATGGGGGAGTACAAAAAAATCATGATGATCATATAATCACTattaattttacattaaattgtTATCACAATATTCAACAGTATTGTCCACATTCAGTTGTCATCAGTTAgtttaaatgtaccatgctGTTGTATATATCAGTTTGTGTTCAACAGTACCTGTGACAGTCAGAGTTGTACCAGGTAAAGTACTTTTCCATTCAAACCACCGTGTTTTGAATTTGAAGCGATACTCGGCTGAAtcgctctctctcaggtcagtgATTGTCAGAGTGGAGcgtcctctctctgcttcaaaCCGCTGAACATGACGTGCATACTCTGAGTCCCCACTAAGGTCCTCAGGTTGTGAGGAATCCTGCCATCGATGACTATGTTTGGGACTGAACCAGAATTTTGATTCAACATAATTATCATAACTTCTGTATGTGCAAGAAATGTCCACTGATGAGCCCTTCAAGGCACAGATGCTTCTGTCGGTGTAAGTCACTCTGATGCAGGTTTGATCATCGCTACCTGAAAGATGAAACCGTTTTTAAACAGAATTGTTAGAATTGCATCTTTTACTGCAGTAATACAGAGCAGGTTGTATTCTTGTTGGGAaactgacagcagcagtgttcctgtatagctcaatgggtagagcatggcactaacacagACAGGGTGGGGGGTTTGATTTCTACTGGGGTCACCCATATTAAATACATGCAGTCATGGTACAGTACATTAGGTAAAAGACTCCACCAGATGGTGTTATGTTAGTGACACACTGTGGAGTAAACTCACACACTGGAGGAGAGCGGAAATCCTCAAGTCCTTTTACAGCACAGGAATAGCTGTCTGCAGGATCAAAGTAGCCTgtataagaagaagaagttccTTCCTTAATTTTCTGTCCATTCTTGTACCAGACGTAGGAAGGACGACCAGCCAGACGGCAACTGCTGTGACACTTCAGCTGTGCCCAGGTAGGATAGAGATTGACTGATGGTCTGGTCACCTGCACCTGGAGATCTGGATATGTGAACAAGGAACGGAAATGTCATTGGggactaactaaactaaaccttgaatctcacacacacgcacacacacacacgcacacacacgcacacacacacacacacacacacacacacacacacacacacacaatagcattCCCAAGATGTTGAACACCATTTGGAACTGAATTAACAAAtcatctgatcaaaatgttaccTGTGACAGTCAAAGTGACTCCAGGTGAACCAGTATATTTCCCAGTTGGATGGTTTGTTATGAACCTGAACTTGTACACAGCTGAGTCAGTCTCTCTCAGGTCTGTGATTCTCAGGCTGCAGTTCTTCTGATCATGATACTCCACACGACCTTCATACTCTGAGTCTGTCCTCAGATCCACAGGTTCATCACCCTCCTGTTTAGTAAACCATAATGCTTTTTCAGCTGTGACAGTAAGGTTATCTAGGTAGGCTGGGTATCTGTAGGTGCAGCGTATGTCCACTGTTGATCCTTTTAAGGCACAGATCTCAGTAGAAGTGTAAGTCACTCCCCAGCCATCCTGACCCTGTACCACTGTAACACAGAGCACATCAGAAACCAGAATCAGATTCATAAAAACATTAGAGGACAGACTTTCATCTGTAGTGGAGCTGCTGCAGTATGTGAACCTGCTGGAGACCTGGACTACATTTTGCGGGAAAAGCTTCAAACTCCTCAGAGTAAAAAGTGCTGATCTACTGCAGCAGCTGTCCTAGTTCCTCATCATGTATTGATCTAAGTAGAACTGAATATGCATCTTGTAAGATGATACATTATCATTCTAGGGGCATGGGAATATTTATTACTTTTGCGTGCTGTGGCTTCCATTTAACTGAATAGTAGGGCTGTGCCGATGATCATATAATTGCGTGATAGCGATTATATGAAATATCGCAGATTGTTTTCTATAATCGTCTGATTGCATTAATGGCCTcagttttggtttattttttgttttctcttaaataaataaacccacATAAATAAACCCAAGTGTGTACCTGTCTTCCAAATTGTTTCACTAATCTAAGAAGCTTTTAAATAAAACTCACTGCAGTGAGAGACGAAACTAATATTAACCCAGCACACATGCTTCCGACACCAAATAGCCTATCCTTCCTGTGACCGTAGCCTATAACTGCAGTCTGTTATTCCTTAGAGGTGTGTTTGTCACTGGAGCAATAATAATTGGGCTAAAGCCTCAACTACACAGCATTTCCATATCCAAGCAGCATtttaaagggggggtatcctaggatgtggaaattcttagtatttatggtgattttggtacttggaggtgtgaccacagtaaaaaaattgaatcatATTACTATGCCGTTTCCTCAGAGTCgccaactataaaacacgcccccttgtacaagccagtcagattttgctccagtgtctgTGTAGACACAGGTGATGCTAGCGCCCCGGTAGCATCACCTCCAAAAGCGCCGTGTGTCAGGAGTTGAGAGACCTGACCAGAGGGAGCGAACAGGGGGCTATCGtcgtcgtcgtcctcctccGAAAGAAGGTTATCCGACACCCCACCGGAGGTGTCAGAGTCGTCAGCGTCTCCACCGAGGATATCAGAGTGGATGGCCTCGCGGAGATCGTCGATTTCCCCCGGTAGAGGACCAGCCGAGTCCAGCTGGTCGGCCCAGCTAGCGCCTGGTGCGGTCGACTCGTCAAATTCCATGCCGGATTCCTCCACAACATGCGCTCCTAGCATTGGATCCATGTTGGACAGGTTAGCTTGGCATGCTAATCTGCGGCGGAGGCTTTTCATGGTGAAACGGGCACAGTGCTCGCACAAGCCCGGAGAAGCTACGGCTGCTTGGGCATGTTGAGGCCCGAGGCACGCAGGGCACACTGCATCGGTGTCCATTCTGGAGATTTTGCAACCACAGGAACATAACCTTGCAGGTGGTTTAGCATCTGCCATGGTGAAACAGCCAGGGATATTGCTGGTGTGCAAATATCATATTAGCCGACAACAAGTAGCTAAGTGTTCAGTTAGGGTAGCTTGGTGTAGCTAGGTAACTAAAAACTAAGAgctgaaaggttttttttttacaaaactttTCTTGTCGGGGGTTGAATGCCCAGCTAGTGTGGTGACTAGCTAGCAAACGTGTGAGCTACCATGGTGGGCAGCTAGCAAACGTGTTCGATAGTATGGTGACTAGTGAACACTCTCTCGGAGCCCAGGTTCTACGGTGAAGAACGCGGGGCCTGTTTCGACTGACCAAGGGCAGTGCTAGCGCCTGGTGATCGAGTGTGAACTCGCTCAGTTAGGCTAATCACCTAGTTGGTAGTCACGAGAGAAACTTGCTGAATAAAGCGAGAAGAGGTATTTGAATGACAAATGACACTCCGTCAGCCCGTTATAAAGGGAAAGGGATGTCCCACCCCTGACGTGTCACGAGTCGACTGCCAGCCAATCCTGGCTGGAGTTTGATATAAAAAGTTTCTGAGGATCACACAGAGGGCATTCCCCATAGTGAGACACCGAAACGAATGTTTGAAAAAGAACAAcctattttcttgtaggtgggaaacaaacacggggaagtgaatagctaaagctattcgtttttttttttactgaaaaaaacttgatgaaacagatgtattttttagacaccaggtaattatgtAAAATTGCTGAAAACGCAAAAGATACCTCTCCTTTAAGCTGCTGCACCAGGTCCGTTCCGCCGCAGTCTGCCGGTTGTGTTGCCTGTCTACATTTTACCTCCGGGTAAGTGAACACAACTATCTAGTTTTGCttagttttccattttattttatcttagtTGGTCAAATAGACTATGTGTAGGCTAGTGGTTGCTGGTCCCGGTTGCAGCCGGTCCCGACGGAGCAGCGACACAGAAAGATTTTTTTGCCCTTGATTCCATAATTAGTTATAATAATCATTACAGTATTCTCAATATAACACTTGTCTTTAATTCCCAACAATATAGGCTATTAAGGCGTGTGCCTATCGGGCTTAAGCCTACTGGGACAGTCTGGACGGGAGCACATAATGGCCGCTTCTTTCTTGCGGTCGTTCCCCACTGTGAAGATTTGTTTACTTAAAATTTTCAAGTGGGTCTGTTGTGCAAAACATTACTTTGTTCAATTAAAACATAtgcaaacaatttttttttattaaaccttAAATAATAGGCCACACAAAGACTATGTGCAGTTTATTATATATCATGTGCAGTGCAcaggacaaaagacagctatagcctaaatgatgaaaatgaattaagACAAAGttgaacaaaaaataaataaataaatgaataaataaaatagttgaacaatatttttttgCCTGTGTAGTTGTTTTTGAGTCCAACATTTAAGTCACATTGGTTTGTGTATCTTAGATTTTGATTACTGACATGATGATAAATTACTATAATAAGCAAAATCTTGTCAGGCTATATGGCTCAAAAATGCAACAGACCGCTGCCTAGTCTGTCAAATATAGAAGCCATGCCTGCTTTGATCCAGCTCCATTCCACATTGGCAGCTTGCTGTGTGCACAGTcagctgagcagctgcactgAAGTAAATAGCTGCGTACCCTCCCGACGTGAACAGATGGAACAGAAATGCACCGGTTTATCTGAGCCGTTTCACTGTAATATTGTAAGGGTTGTGCGTTCTCATTGAGCAGAGCGTGAACATGCAAGGTCTAGGAGAACATTTTCCCAAACAACGGCAGTAGTGAAATAATGGAGTAAATATAGATCTTTTGCACTCACAGAGcgattgtttggcttcagaagccTCAAATTATGTTGCACGAGCgatttttttgtcctttttggaactctaaagaaacaaTCCCCTTTTACTTCAGCTGTTTTGGACaaggctgctacagagttgtGCTGTCAaccttcacctgtgtttcaaggGTGAGTAGATCATGAcagaatattcattattttggtgaactattcctttaaatgcTTTCTGCTGTTGCGCTCATTGGAAGTCACTGCGGTTAAAGGTGTCAGCCAAATGCCTACAGTGTGTCTTAAATGTAACACAAACATCTTCCAAACAGACAATTGCCAGATCATTTTATGTTCTGACAGCTGATAAAAGGGAAAGAAattcagaaaaatacattttcaaaacaatttcTCTCAGGGGTGGAGCAGTAAAGCAGCAGTACTGCACTGTTGTATTCAGTTCATGAAGTAAAAAACTGGGACCTGTTTtgcatgacttttttttttttccccttttcacttcctgtttgttggGCACTTTGTAACTTCTATTTTGAAATTggctatacatatatataaagttTCTGATGTTTATAATGTCAGCTCTGGGTTAAGCCAGGGCGAACACAGGCTCAGGGCAGTCTACAGACAAACTGTATGTTCAGTCATACATATTATGAATTTACAGTGCAAAGGACAGTGGAAATGTACATATGCTTTCTACAGTTAGTTGTTATGTGGATTGAGGCAGGGTGTCGTACAGTATGGAGGTGTAGAGAAGGAACATGAGGCAGTTTTACTGAACAGGATAAAAGGTAGAACATAAATAATGAGAAGGGCGAGATGCATGACATAAAATAGAGTCTGTACTTTGGTTTGTTCACACTCTGTTTGTTCCCTCCCTGTTGACACTGTggtcatgttgctgctgtgtgaCAAGAAACTGTAGATAAATGCTGATCACTGAGCTGTGGGAAAGTATTCAAAGTCACTATGTGACACCTAGATGATCCAAACGCCCATTAGTATTAACCATAAATGCACACGGCACACACTGATGTTTGGTACAGATGtatgatgaaaaaataataatgttgacATAGTAAAGTTGAAGTTGGCAAATGAAGAATCTGCCATGAGAAATGAGGAGATATCTGCCACAAATACTCACATATTCtcactaaacaacaaaacacaaattgcggtactttttaaaagaaagtACTACTTGTAAATGTCAAAGTAATAACACTGGCAGCTGGCTGGCACTAAACACAagtccattttgaattttttggaCCGTCAAATGCAATTCCAGTTGCACTGAAATAGCATTTCCCACACTGTCTTTAATGTGCACAACACTTTACAATTGACAGTCTGTAGGTAAAGGGATAAAGAGAGGCATCGCTTGTGTGAAGACTTAAACTGAGGGCTTCAGTCATGACCACAACACAGGATACTGTATGTTCACTGTATGACAGATAAAGATGATTCTAGGATTTGAACACTAAAACAAACCACACAGACACTCAAGAACCTCCAGTTTTAAAGAAATGGAAGAGAAGGTCTGGTGTTGTAAAGTTGTAAAGAtatacatcacatcacaacagagccttacttttgttttttgcatcttGTACAAAGAGACTGATGGTCAGGGCAGTGAGGCTTCCACCTTTGCATTCCTTAGTATTGATGCTTTGAATAGTAAATATAATGCAATCTAGGCAGctgggaatttaagcttattctacccTTACACTCTCTGTATGTTGCTCTTACAGAGTATGCcagcaaaatgcctaaaatgaaaatgtaaatgtacaataCCTGGCACAGACAGAAGGAAGACAACAAATCCACTTGCTGCCGCTGTAAAACTCATAGctggtcctctcctctctctgtcgaGGCTTCAGAGACGTTAAAACACATTAGCAGGGAGTTAATATACATAACATGAGAAATATATCAGTTATCACATCAAAAACACAACTATACTAATATTTAGCAATGTGCCGTCTACTGTACTCTGTCATTACCCTTGTCATTGAACAAAGTATTAACACAATTGGGCAGTTGGGTTCtccaaaataatattaaatcCTGCATGGTAACTTTTCAAATGGCTGTTAAATTTCTAAGCAATAagccataaaacaaaacattaaaacacaattTCTCTGATAGAACTTACAGTGGAGAAGGATGTGCTCTTCTGTGGTTGACACAGTTTGTagacaggagagaaacaagCTGGTAAGAGCAGGCTTCCTTCCTCTTTAGATCATTAACATGCATGAAAGCAGCATGCCGGTAAATCACcaagtttaatagcagaaatgGCTAGTTTTGCTGCAAACTGATGAACTGATTAATATCGGTCTAGTGTGGCGGACTCtttggacattattcaccataatctgtggtttgggtatgtttaacacacgcagttatattatgtgcttctcagggttaaggagacacggcccctttaagaaagtctggttttcttagtgacgtcagctcgacgtagtgtggttgtg from the Centroberyx gerrardi isolate f3 chromosome 3, fCenGer3.hap1.cur.20231027, whole genome shotgun sequence genome contains:
- the LOC139909930 gene encoding sialoadhesin-like, coding for MSFTAAASGFVVFLLSVPVVQGQDGWGVTYTSTEICALKGSTVDIRCTYRYPAYLDNLTVTAEKALWFTKQEGDEPVDLRTDSEYEGRVEYHDQKNCSLRITDLRETDSAVYKFRFITNHPTGKYTGSPGVTLTVTDLQVQVTRPSVNLYPTWAQLKCHSSCRLAGRPSYVWYKNGQKIKEGTSSSYTGYFDPADSYSCAVKGLEDFRSPPVCDDDQTCIRVTYTDRSICALKGSSVDISCTYRSYDNYVESKFWFSPKHSHRWQDSSQPEDLSGDSEYARHVQRFEAERGRSTLTITDLRESDSAEYRFKFKTRWFEWKSTLPGTTLTVTDLQVQVTRYRYSTLVKLKCHSSCRLAGRPSYVWYKNGQNIKEETSSSYTDNFGATDSYSCAVKGLEDFCSPSVYAPKVPSVSVSHSGETVEGSSVTLTCSSDANPAATYTWYKENGNPDHEPFSTGPQPDFVSIQSSDSGEYYCEAENELGGKRSDSISINVKYGPKNTSVLVRPSGETVEGSSVTLTCSSDANPAATYTWYKENRTLHQGPEESYNFTSISSEDGGTYHCQSDNQYGQLNSSSLFIDVQYAPKVPSVLVSSSGEIVEGSSVNLTCSSDANPAATYTWYKENESSPKASGQTFTITDIRPEHSGNYYCEAQNRRGRYTSTLQLTVMAAPWKSTAAAVTTTLLLVIILLIFVFLWIRRKRASKQPSGPGERPDNGLQLNQGHVCDTSAAAQTQPTDRQDDLDYATVHFSKTQTDPLYSNFRPQRREEEEETVQYAAVNFKRPQTDPGTRSQEADEDPSELYSTVQKPYANPRL